The segment GATCGGTCGTACCGACAAGAGGAACTGTATCCGATGGACACTATTTTGTGTACCCCGGACACAGTTTTAGGATGCGGGGATGGCTGGAGACGACGAAAAGCGCAGCGTGTTCGGGGATCAGGCGGGCAGCGTCGAGTTGCTGTGGGGCGGGCGCGAGCGGCCCAGCCGGGGACCCAAGCCGGCGCTGAGCCTGGAGCGGATCACGCTGACGGCCATCGACCTCGCCGACACCGGCGGGCTCGGGGCAGTCTCCATGCAACGGGTCGCAGCCGAACTGGACTTCACCAAGATGTCCCTGTACCGCTATGTGCCGGGCAAGAGTGAGCTGATCGCGCTGATGATCGACCGGGCGATGGGGGAACCGCCGGGCGCGCCGTCACCGGACACCGCCGGCCGGAGCGGCGAGGAGCCGTGGCGGGTGGAGCTGCGGGCCTGGGCGCACGCGCTGGCGGAGGTCTACCACCAGCACCCCTGGCTGCTGGGCGCGGCCGTCGGCCCCCGGGTCATGGGGCCGCAGGAACTCGGCTGGACCGAGCGGGCGCTCGCCGCGCTCGCGGACACCGGGCTGACCGGTGCCGAACAGCTCGACGCGGTGGTCGTGGTCAGCGGCCACATCCGGGCCATCGCCCAGGTCGCGACCTCGATGGGGCTGGGCAGCGCTCGGGCCAAGGACCCCGAGCAGGTCATGAGCGCGGCCCTGAACGAACTGCTCGCGGGCCGCGCCGACCGCTTTCCCGCGGTCGCCGCGGCCGTCGCGGCCACCGAGACCGACCGCGCCTCCCGCGACCGGGCCGGGGAGTTCGGCCTGGAGCGGATCCTGGACGGCCTGGCGGCCTACATGAGCCGGGCGCGGGGCAGCGCCTAGGGCCCGGCCGCGCCCCCGTCCCCGGGATCGCCGTGCGCCCGCCCGTTGCCCCCTAAGCCGCCACCCGCACCGCACCCTCCGGCAAAGACCGCAGCCAGTCGACCATCAGCCGGTTGACCTCCTCGGGGCGTTCCTGCTGGACCCAGTGGCCGCAGCCGTCGAGGAGGTGGGCGGCACAGAGGCCGGGGAGGGTGTGGGGGAAGGCCTTGATGGCGTCGGCCAGCCAGTGGGTGGTGGCGTCGTGTTCGCCGCCGATGAAGAGGGCGGGCTGGGTGAGCGGGGCGCCGGTCCAGGCGGCGAGGTCCTCCCAGTCGCGGTCGACGTTGCGGTAGCGGTTGAGTCCGCCGGTCAGGCCGGTGCGCTCGAACTCGGCGGCGTAGAAGTCGAGATCGGCTTCGGTGAGCCAGGAGAGGGGCCGGGGCGGTCCGGCGGGGAAGCGGTCGGACATCTTGCCGCCCGGGGGGATGAAGAAGAGGCCGGGGCCGGAGGTGGGCTCGGCGTCGCCCGAGAGTCCGGCGTAGAAGCCGGCGAGCCAGGTGCGGACATCGGGTTCGATCTCCGCCTCCGCCCGGCCCGGCTCCTGGAAGTAGTTGATGTAGAACTCCTCGGCTTCGCCGATTCGCGCGAAGGCCTCGGTGGGGCGGGTCGTGCCGCGCGGCGTGTACGGCACGCTCAGCAGTGCCACGGCGGTGAAGACGTCGGGGCGCAGCAGCGCCGAGTGGGCGGCGATGGGTGAGCCCCAGTCATGGCCCGCGATGACGGCGGTCTCCTCGCCGAGGGCGCGCACCACGGCGGCGTTGTCGGCGACATGGGCCAGCATCCGGTAGGCCGCCACCTCGCGGGGCTTCGACGAGCGTCCGTAGCCGCGTACGTCGAGGGCGACCGCCCGGTAGCCCGCCGCGGCGAGGGCGGGGAGCTGGTGGCGCCACGAGTACCACGACTCGGGGAATCCGTGGACCAGCAGGACGAGCGGTCCGGTGCCCTGCTCCACCAGGTGGATGCGGCCGCCGGGGGTCTCGACCGTGCGGTGGGTGGCCGGCGGGACGGCGGCGGCCCGGTCCGGTGCCTCTCCCGGGGGCGTGGCCGGCGGGGGCGTCGTCTCGGCGGACTGCGGCATGGTTCCTCCTGGGGCGAGTACGGCCGTGCTCATGAGGGCGGTGCACAGGGCCCGCGCGGCGTCATGCCCCGCCGTGGCCCGGCCCGCTCCGCCACGATCATGGCGCGGCCGGCCCGGCGGGCGCGAGGGTTGTTGCCGGAACGGCAAACGCCCCTCGCGGACGCCGGGTTGCGCCTGCTACAACCGCACCGTCTTCCGCGGCTGCTGCTTGGCGCCGGTCAACAGGCCGTGCAGGGAGGCGAATTCGTCGACGCACTTGGCGGTGCCGTTGACCACGCAGTCCAGGGGCTCGTCGGCGACCCGGACGGGGACGCCCATCTCCTGGCGCAGCCGCCGGTCCAGGCCGCGGAGCAGGGCGCCGCCGCCGGTGAGGGCGATGCCGTGCTCGACGATGTCGCCGGAGAGCTCGGGCGGGCAGTCGTCGAGGGTGCGGTGGACGGCGCGGACGATCGCGTCGACGGGCTCGGCCAGTGCCTCGCGGATCTCCTCCTCGGTGATCTCCTGGATGCGGGGCAGGCCGTTGACGTGGTCGCGGCCGCGGACGGTGTAGGTGGACGGGCGGTCCGGTTCACCGTCCTCGTCGACGTCGACCGGGGTCCAGACCGCCGAGCCGATCGCGATCTTGATGTCCTCGGCGGTGCGCTCACCGATGTCCAGGGCGTGCTTCTTCTTGATGTAGCCGCTGACGGCCGCGTCCATGGCGTCCCCGGCGACCCGTACGGACTGGGCGGTGACCAGGCCGCCCATGGAGACGACGGCGACCTCGGTGGTGCCGCCGCCGATGTCCACCACCATGCAGCCGACCGGCTCGTCCACCGGGAGGCCGGCGCCGATCGCGGCGGCCATCGGCTCCTCGATGAGGTGCACTTCGCGGGCGCCGGCGCCCCGGGCGGAATCGACGACCGCGCGCCGTTCGACGCCGGTGATGCCGGAGGGGACGCAGATGACGACCCGTGGCCGGGAGAAGCGGCGGCTGGGCAGGGCCTTCTTCATCAGGGCGCGGAGCATCTGCTCGGCGGCGTCGAAGTCGGCGATGACGCCTTCGCGCAGCGGGCGCATCGCGGTGATCCCGGACGGGGTGCGGCCGATGGTCCGCTTGGCTTCCAGGCCCACGGCGATCACCGCACCGGCGGCGTTGACCGCGACGACGGACGGCTCGTTCAGCACCACGCCCTTGCCGCGGGCGTACACCAGGGTGTTGGCGGTGCCGAGGTCGATGCCTATGTCGTACGTACCGGACGAAGTGCTGGAGGCCATGGGGGGTTCGTGTGCTCTCTCGCGACGGGGTGGGCTCCCGGGGCATTGCGCTTCAGACAACCCCATGGGCTACCAATAGCGTTCATTGCGGGCAACTGTTAAGACTACCGGGGACACCGATTGGTTCCCCTCCGTACCGCCTCCTCTCCGCTCACCGGCTGCTGTTCTCCTCGGCGCCGCGGGTCTCCCCGCGGTCGGTGCCCGGCTCCCTGGACAGCGCCTCGGCCAGGTCGTCGAGGGCGTCGAGAAGCAGGTCCGCGACGCGCAGGGCGACACCACGGTTCTCGTCCTCCGCGTCCCATCTCTCCCATACGGCCCGCAGCTCGGTCCAGTTCAGTTCGCCCCGGTCCCGGACCGCCTGGGTGGCCTCCTCCAGGGAGGCCCGCAGCTCGAAGGCGAACGCGGTGGCACCCGGTGAGGACGCGGCGTCCCGTTCGGGGAGGTGGACCTCCAGGATCATGGTGACCCGGCCCATGGTGGCGAGCGCTGCGCCGGCCGCCTTCGCCGAGGCGGGCGACAGGCCGCGGTGGCGTACGGGTTCCTTCTCGGCGCGGGCCTCGCTCTCCTCCCAGGCGGCGCGGGCGGCCCGGGAGTCCAGCAGGGCGTCGCGGACCTGCCGGGGGCGGCGTTCGGCGGGTGTGGCGTACAGGTCGAACACGGCCAGGGCGTAGTCCCCGTTGGCGGCCAGCCAGGCGGCGAGACCGTCGCGGAGCCTGGGGGTCTCCCAGGCGGGGAACAGCGCGTACGACAGCATCGCGAGCAGCCCGCCGAGGAGGGTGAGCACGACGCGTTCCTGGACGGTCTGTTCCCAGCCCGCGCCGGCGATGCCCAGCAGGAAGACGACATAGGCGGCCACACACGCCGAGGTCACCGAGAAGCCGGTGCGCATCAGCAGATACATCAGCGCGACGCAGACCACGGCCAGCCCGGCGCTGACGTAGATGCCCGGATGCGT is part of the Streptomyces platensis genome and harbors:
- a CDS encoding TetR/AcrR family transcriptional regulator → MAGDDEKRSVFGDQAGSVELLWGGRERPSRGPKPALSLERITLTAIDLADTGGLGAVSMQRVAAELDFTKMSLYRYVPGKSELIALMIDRAMGEPPGAPSPDTAGRSGEEPWRVELRAWAHALAEVYHQHPWLLGAAVGPRVMGPQELGWTERALAALADTGLTGAEQLDAVVVVSGHIRAIAQVATSMGLGSARAKDPEQVMSAALNELLAGRADRFPAVAAAVAATETDRASRDRAGEFGLERILDGLAAYMSRARGSA
- a CDS encoding alpha/beta fold hydrolase — encoded protein: MPQSAETTPPPATPPGEAPDRAAAVPPATHRTVETPGGRIHLVEQGTGPLVLLVHGFPESWYSWRHQLPALAAAGYRAVALDVRGYGRSSKPREVAAYRMLAHVADNAAVVRALGEETAVIAGHDWGSPIAAHSALLRPDVFTAVALLSVPYTPRGTTRPTEAFARIGEAEEFYINYFQEPGRAEAEIEPDVRTWLAGFYAGLSGDAEPTSGPGLFFIPPGGKMSDRFPAGPPRPLSWLTEADLDFYAAEFERTGLTGGLNRYRNVDRDWEDLAAWTGAPLTQPALFIGGEHDATTHWLADAIKAFPHTLPGLCAAHLLDGCGHWVQQERPEEVNRLMVDWLRSLPEGAVRVAA
- a CDS encoding rod shape-determining protein; protein product: MASSTSSGTYDIGIDLGTANTLVYARGKGVVLNEPSVVAVNAAGAVIAVGLEAKRTIGRTPSGITAMRPLREGVIADFDAAEQMLRALMKKALPSRRFSRPRVVICVPSGITGVERRAVVDSARGAGAREVHLIEEPMAAAIGAGLPVDEPVGCMVVDIGGGTTEVAVVSMGGLVTAQSVRVAGDAMDAAVSGYIKKKHALDIGERTAEDIKIAIGSAVWTPVDVDEDGEPDRPSTYTVRGRDHVNGLPRIQEITEEEIREALAEPVDAIVRAVHRTLDDCPPELSGDIVEHGIALTGGGALLRGLDRRLRQEMGVPVRVADEPLDCVVNGTAKCVDEFASLHGLLTGAKQQPRKTVRL